The following is a genomic window from Herpetosiphonaceae bacterium.
GATAGCAGTTGTCCAACGCGATTGATCGTCTCGACCGTCTCTGTCTCTTCGTGCAGCCGAGCCTCCAACTGCTTGCGCTCGGTAATATCGACCGAAAAGCCAATAATGCCGATCAAACGTCCCGACTCGTCCTGGATCGGCGAGTCGCTGACCAGCACCGGAAACATCGTGCCGTCGCGGCGCTGGACATAAAATTCGCCTGACCAGGGCTTGCCCTCGCGCAGCCGCTCCATAATCTCGCTCGCGTGCGTTTGGAGCATGGCCGACGGTGTGACATCCAGAATATTACGTCCGTGTACTTCGGTGGCGGTCCAGCCGTAGAGCTTTTCGGCGAAGGGATTCCAGTAGACGATCATTCCGTCAAGATCCGTGGCGATTACCGCCTGCGCCACGGCATTCAACACCGATGCCTGGCTGCTCAGCATACGCTCGATCGGGTGGCGCTCCGGCTGGCACGCTTCCAGGTCGGCAACGCGCTGGCGCAAAGCGTGTACTTCCGCGATAAGCTGCTCTTTGGTCGTCGATTGGTCCATGATTACTCTCGCTCCACGTCAAGCTCGCCTGCCAATCGGCAGCTTATCCACAAGCTTTGTGAAGCACTATCGCTGATCCTTCGTCTGTCTGCCTGATTAACCAATTCGCTTCCCAGGAAACAACAGCCGTTCAGCGGCGCTGGAAGCGCCGCCCGCTGAGCGCGATGCCGCAGCCAAGCAGCGCCAGCCCGGTGATGCTCGCGCCCACCAGGGCCGACGTTGGGCGATAGGACATGCGGATCGTATGCGTGCCCGCAGGGACGACCAGCCCGCGAAAAAGATAGTTGGCGCGATAGATCGGCAGCTCGCGACCGTCGATCTCGGCGTGCCAGCCCGGAAACCACATCTCGCTCAAGACCAGGAAGCGCTCGCTGGTCGTCTGGGTATGGAGCCGCAGCTCGTTGGGCGATACGCGCTCAATCCGCACCTGAGCTGGTGAGTCGTCCGCTAGGCGCTGTGTCTGCTGCGCGCTCAGGCCGCCTTCGACGAGCGCCTGACGGGTTGCGTCGAATCCGGGCTGCCTGATCGCCGCCAGGATCACGCGCGCATCCGCGATCACGCTGACCCTGGGCACGAAATAGGCGCGCTCGTAGGGCGCGGGATTACGATAGATCCGGACGTGCTCGTTCTCAAAGACCTTGCGCCAGCTCGCGGTAGGATAGAGATCGGAGGCGGGCAGAAAGCTCTCCGGGCCAGGTTCGGGCACGAGCGCTAGCTGCGGCTGCACCAGCGCGTATTTAACGTTGAGCATACTCAGCAGGTGATTGTCCGGCTGAAGCAGCGCGGCATCGCCAAGAAAGCCGTACGATACGTCCTCGACCTCAGGGCCGAACAGCAGATCCGTGTAGCGGCGCGGCTGGAGCGAATTGAAGCCGTTGATGTCCTCGACGCCGTAGGGGATTGCCCAGCTGATCGCCAGTTGCGCCTGCGCCACCTCAGGCGGCAGCCGGTCGTCTTTGACAAACGATGCTGTCCGGAACGGTTCGGGCTCGCCGCGTAAAAAGGCGACGCTCTCCGGCACGCGCGCGAAGCTCTCAGGGCTGGTCGTCGGATTGAACGTCGCGGCAAAGCCGAGCATATCGATCGCGACGACCGCGATCAGCGCCGCGCCGCCGCGCCGGGTCACGCCCCGGCTGAGCCACCACAGCACGATCGTGCTGGCAAGCGCCAGCAGCAGCGGCATGTAGGCGTTGGCCTGATCGAGCTGGAGCGAGCGATCGAGCATGACGCGAAACATTGGGTTGCGCTGGGCGCTGGCAAAGCCCGACGCGCCGATGCCATTGGCGGCGATCAGCGATCCGGTGACGGCCAGCGCCAGCAGCGCTCCCGCGACGATCGGCAATCGGGCTGACGCGCGGCTGGCTGGACGGCTGTGCGCTGCCAGTCGCTCGACGCCGAACGCCGCCAGCGCCGCGAGCGCAAAGCAGCCGACCGCGACGGCGCGGGCATAGGCGCGCAGCTTGCCGATCGCGGGCAGCAGATAGATCAGCCGACCAAAGGGCGTGCTCGATCCCGCCGCGATCAGCAGCACCACCACCAGCACCAGGGTCAGCGCCAGCAGCCGCTCAGCCGGAAGCGGCTGTGTGTCGCCCGGCTGTGGATCGCCGCGCCGGGCCTGGCTCCACAGGCGTCTGAGATCGGCGATCCCGACTAGCGCCAGCGCCAGCGGCAGCAGCCCGACATACGCCAGACGCTCCCAGAGATAGACCTGCAGATCCCAGGCGGGCGCGGATTGCAGCCAGCTTGTGCGCAGGCCGCCGTAGCCGTACGGAAAGAGCCAGAGCAGCCAGTCGAAGCCGCTCAGCGATTGGAACGTGACGAACTCGTAGCTGGCATTGGCGGCGCGCGGCGAGAACGAGGCGAACTCGATCCAGGGCACGAGCTGAATCGCCGCGATGGCATAGCCCAACACGTAGATGCCACCCAGGAGCGCGAGCGGCTGGAATGTCTGCCAGCGCCGCCGCCGCCACTCGATGAGCATCAGCGTCAGGCAGTACACGCCCAGGCCCACGGCGGTGTAGATTGGGATCTGCGGGTGGCCCGCCAGCGCCTGCACGCCGACCAGCGCAGCGGCCAGCACGAACGATCGCCTATCCCGCGCTTGCAGCAGCCGCTCGACGCTCCAGAAGATCAGCGGGATCAGCGCCGCGCCAGCCATGATCGACAGATGTACGACGCGCGCCACCAGGAAGCCGTTGAACATATAGGCCAGCGCCGCGACAAACGCCGCCAGCGCGCCGAGGCGCAGGCGGCGCAGGTAGAGCCACATGCCCACACCCGCGATCGAGAATTGCAGCAGCACGACGACGGTGAGCGCGTAGATCGGCGGGAGCAGCCAGAAGAGCCAGTTGGGCGGGTAGAACATCGCCGTCTGGCCGTCGCCGAGCAGCGGAATGCCGCTAAACGCATACGGATTCCAGAGCGGCAGATGCCCGGCGCGCGTTATATCGACGATCAGCTTGTGGTAGGGGTAGAAGTAGTACTGAAGATCATGATGGTAGAAGACGCGGCGACCCAGCGCCTCCGCCCAGAAGAGCGCAAACGGCAGCAGCGCCAGCGCCAGCACCGGCCCGATCCCATGATGGCGCAGGCTGATCCGCCATGCGGCAAGCTCCCAATGTCGTGTTGCTAACTTCTCGCGCATACCTCGTTCAAATGTAGGAGTCAGGGGTCGGAGGTCAGGAAGAACAGCGCAATGCTCCCTTGCTCTCTGGTTCCCTCGTTCTTTCCCAGATCTTGGTTCCTAGCTCTTAGTTCTTGGCTCTCCGTTTCGTCTCCTCGCCACCAGCACCCACTGGAAGCCAAAGAGCCGTGGCGCGAGCAGCAGCGCCAGATGTTGCAGCCGCATCAGCGCGCCGAAGAGCGGATTGCCCTCGCCCTGCGGCCACAGCTCATCGAGCGGCACGCCGGTAGGCCGCGCCCGCACGACCTCAAGCCCGGCCCGGCACAGCATCTCGGTCGCGGTATCGAGCGTGTAGAAGTGCAGATGCGTCCGGTCGAGGATGCCGCGCTCCATCTGCGGGAACCGACCGAACAGCAGCATCAGGCGCACGGCCAGGTGCGCGACGTTCGGCAGCGAGATAATAAAGAGCGCGTCGTCGGCGGCCACGTGGCGCAACTGCCGGACGACGGCTTCGGGATCGACGGTATGCTCCAGCACGTCGGCGCAGACGATCACGCGGTACGTTCTGGCAGGCAGCGCGGCGTCTTCGATGCTTGAGGCAAAGACTCGGCGATAAAACGGCTGCGCGTGCTCGGCCCACTGCGGGTTCGGCTCGACCGCGTCGATCATCAGCGAGCTATCGCGCAGCAGTTGACCTAAAAAGCCCTGGGCCGCTCCTACATCCAGGATTGGACTACAGCCCAGGCGTCGTACGAGCGTCGCTATTTGCTGATGGCTACTTTTTGGGTCGCGATGCAAGCGGTAGTGCAGCATTCATTCTCCAGCGGTAGAGTAGCGCGAACTTAAGCGTTTCGCGGATGCAGTTGATGGCGTAGGGAATGCCGTTGACGTGGCAGATCTCGTCGCCGTAGTAGGTGGGGATCGGCACTTCCTGGATGCGGTAGCCGCGCTTCAAGAACTCCAGAATAATCTGTGTATCGAAGTGCCAGTTGGTAGTAAGCCCATCCAGCGGGATCGTGTTCAGCGCATGGACCGAGTAGGCCCGGTAGCCGGAGTGAAACTCGCTCAGCCGCGTGCCGCTCAGCCGGTTTTCGATCCAGGTCAGGATCTTGTTGCCGACGTATTTGTATAGCGGCATGTTGCCTCGAAGCGCCGCGCCCGGTATCAGCATGCGCGAGCCCATGACCATCTCGGCCTTGCCGGTTTCGAGCGGCGTGAGGAGCTCCTGCATCACTTCGGGAGCGTACTGGCCGTCGCCGTGGAGCAGCACGACGATGTCGAGGCCACGCTCGATCGCATACTGATAGCCCCGGCGCTGATTACCGCCGTACATCAGGTTGACGGGATTCCGATAGATCGAGAGTTTGCCCTGCGATATATGCTGCTGGTACTCCTTGCCGACCTCGAATGTGCGATCATGGCTCGCGTCGTCGAACACAAAAATTTCTTCAACCTTCGCCATGATGTCGGGTGGAATGCGCTTAAGCACGCTTTGCAGCGTCGACTCGGCGTTGTATGCGACCACAAGTATCCCAATCCGGGCCATACCTGCTCCCATCATTGCTGTAATTATTCATCAGGCGCGTCGCCCCAGGACGACCAGCGCTCTGCACACATTATAGCCGGAATACATGAGCGTGCGGTCGCGCCACTCCACCTGGGGGCCTACGCCGAATGCGAAGCCCCATTGCTGCGCTGCTGCTTCGCGTACATGCCGCCGAGCAGCACGATCAGCGCAAGTGGCCGGATGAGCTGTGAGAGCAGTTTGAAGCCGAACACTCGTAGTGTCAGCGGCCCGGCAATTGCCGCGAGGACGATATAGCTGTAGTCGTGGTTTGAGATCTCGGCAAGCTGATCTAAGATTGGCAGATCTTGCAGGTTCATAGACGACTCCTTGAAGCACGTGTTCGGCGAACGGTCGTCTGTCTTTCCTGCAAGCTGCGTGCCGCTCCTTCGGCGGCTGCTTCCAGCGCTACTTGTCGCGGGTTGTACACTGGTAAAGGGCCGAAAGAACAAAAGAACAAGGGAACATAGAGCCAGGGAAAGAACAGAAGGCAAAGGGCTGGAGACTTGAAACTTGGAACTTGAAGCTCGAAGCTCGAAGCAGAGGAGGCTATGTCAGATCTGCATCATCCGATCCGGATTCGCTCGTGTGTGGCCGATGATGCCGCCGCGTTTCGTGATCTGCGCCTTGAAGCGCTGCGATCACAGCCTGAGGCATTTAGCGCCGACTATGCCACAGATGAGCAGGAGCCGCTCTCGTTTTGGGCCGAGCGAGCCAGCCATACCGCCGACGATCCTGAGCAGACGATCTACTTTGCCGCAGCCGATGAGACGCTGGTCGGGATGTGCGGGATTCGCCTGGGATTCTCGCCGAAAACTCGTCACAGCGCGATCATCTGGGGCGTGTATGTGCGGCCTCCCTGGCGTGGGCAGCGCCTTGCCGATCGGTTGATTGCCGCCAGCCTGGCCTGGGCCGAGCAGCGGCAGGTGCAGGTGGTCAAGCTGGCCGTGGTG
Proteins encoded in this region:
- a CDS encoding GNAT family N-acetyltransferase, which translates into the protein MSDLHHPIRIRSCVADDAAAFRDLRLEALRSQPEAFSADYATDEQEPLSFWAERASHTADDPEQTIYFAAADETLVGMCGIRLGFSPKTRHSAIIWGVYVRPPWRGQRLADRLIAASLAWAEQRQVQVVKLAVVTTNIAAIRCYARCGFTTYGVEPQAICYDGQCYDELLMARRL
- a CDS encoding glycosyltransferase family 2 protein — protein: MARIGILVVAYNAESTLQSVLKRIPPDIMAKVEEIFVFDDASHDRTFEVGKEYQQHISQGKLSIYRNPVNLMYGGNQRRGYQYAIERGLDIVVLLHGDGQYAPEVMQELLTPLETGKAEMVMGSRMLIPGAALRGNMPLYKYVGNKILTWIENRLSGTRLSEFHSGYRAYSVHALNTIPLDGLTTNWHFDTQIILEFLKRGYRIQEVPIPTYYGDEICHVNGIPYAINCIRETLKFALLYRWRMNAALPLASRPKK
- a CDS encoding PAS domain S-box protein translates to MDQSTTKEQLIAEVHALRQRVADLEACQPERHPIERMLSSQASVLNAVAQAVIATDLDGMIVYWNPFAEKLYGWTATEVHGRNILDVTPSAMLQTHASEIMERLREGKPWSGEFYVQRRDGTMFPVLVSDSPIQDESGRLIGIIGFSVDITERKQLEARLHEETETVETINRVGQLLS
- a CDS encoding class I SAM-dependent methyltransferase, producing the protein MLHYRLHRDPKSSHQQIATLVRRLGCSPILDVGAAQGFLGQLLRDSSLMIDAVEPNPQWAEHAQPFYRRVFASSIEDAALPARTYRVIVCADVLEHTVDPEAVVRQLRHVAADDALFIISLPNVAHLAVRLMLLFGRFPQMERGILDRTHLHFYTLDTATEMLCRAGLEVVRARPTGVPLDELWPQGEGNPLFGALMRLQHLALLLAPRLFGFQWVLVARRRNGEPRTKS
- a CDS encoding YfhO family protein, translated to MREKLATRHWELAAWRISLRHHGIGPVLALALLPFALFWAEALGRRVFYHHDLQYYFYPYHKLIVDITRAGHLPLWNPYAFSGIPLLGDGQTAMFYPPNWLFWLLPPIYALTVVVLLQFSIAGVGMWLYLRRLRLGALAAFVAALAYMFNGFLVARVVHLSIMAGAALIPLIFWSVERLLQARDRRSFVLAAALVGVQALAGHPQIPIYTAVGLGVYCLTLMLIEWRRRRWQTFQPLALLGGIYVLGYAIAAIQLVPWIEFASFSPRAANASYEFVTFQSLSGFDWLLWLFPYGYGGLRTSWLQSAPAWDLQVYLWERLAYVGLLPLALALVGIADLRRLWSQARRGDPQPGDTQPLPAERLLALTLVLVVVLLIAAGSSTPFGRLIYLLPAIGKLRAYARAVAVGCFALAALAAFGVERLAAHSRPASRASARLPIVAGALLALAVTGSLIAANGIGASGFASAQRNPMFRVMLDRSLQLDQANAYMPLLLALASTIVLWWLSRGVTRRGGAALIAVVAIDMLGFAATFNPTTSPESFARVPESVAFLRGEPEPFRTASFVKDDRLPPEVAQAQLAISWAIPYGVEDINGFNSLQPRRYTDLLFGPEVEDVSYGFLGDAALLQPDNHLLSMLNVKYALVQPQLALVPEPGPESFLPASDLYPTASWRKVFENEHVRIYRNPAPYERAYFVPRVSVIADARVILAAIRQPGFDATRQALVEGGLSAQQTQRLADDSPAQVRIERVSPNELRLHTQTTSERFLVLSEMWFPGWHAEIDGRELPIYRANYLFRGLVVPAGTHTIRMSYRPTSALVGASITGLALLGCGIALSGRRFQRR